One part of the Haliotis asinina isolate JCU_RB_2024 chromosome 2, JCU_Hal_asi_v2, whole genome shotgun sequence genome encodes these proteins:
- the LOC137271829 gene encoding sodium-dependent glucose transporter 1A-like has product METTAAVVSLASEGELDQTRKRWSNKVYRTKFLYTACLLFGNFMSGWVNSQRGPSLLDLLIITGTDLSQGSAFFTAAATGTVVGAIAGGVIYDRFNKYLSLFISLAGHGLIVAVIPLCSPYWLMIAMFFTQELVLGVFKTGCNVELVRVWGVESKPYMQALHFLWSLGGIISPFALHPYLAVRKFDVNSTTLTTLTETENSSYQQQGYANASNIVSTQQQQTRIIWPFLMSGLLTILSSLPFLTVFLFARQEKHKDATKALNGKRQGKMLPRKLLVLTLGLLGIFYFFLDEVDDSSVSFLASYVVKQFKWTKIMGARITSAVWAAFAFGRLAAIVFIGYVSHVKICGVFFFFLILAQVGMIFAGLYLSTVSMWITAFAVGFSLSISFPAMLTWIEKDFVQLSGKIMSVIFIFVGLGGMVNPQIIGHLMQVSSPLWYNYVLTIETVLLFLSFVMLVWLVKKVLSKHHSSYTDTTDTAEEMEEPLDEDLDKVS; this is encoded by the exons ATGGAGACAACTGCAGCTGTGGTGTCGCTGGCTTCCGAGGGAGAATTGGACCAAACTCGTAAACGATGGTCAAACAAGGTTTATAGGACGAAGTTCCTGTATACCGCATGCCTTTTGTTCGGTAACTTCATGTCG GGTTGGGTCAACAGTCAGAGAGGGCCCTCACTATTGGACTTACTGATCATCACGGGAACGGACTTGTCTCAAGGCTCCGCCTTTTTCACTGCTGCTGCCACTGGAACCGTGGTTGGAGCCATTGCTGGTGGAGTCATCTACGACCGGTTCAATAAATACCTGTCGCTGTTCATCTCACTAGCTGGGCACGGACTGATTGTAGCTGTGATACCACTATGTTCACCCTACTGGCTGATGATCGCCATGTTTTTTACACAAGAGCTCGTCCTCGGCGTATTTAAAACag GCTGCAATGTGGAACTAGTTCGAGTATGGGGAGTGGAAAGCAAACCTTACATGCAGGCTTTACATTTCTTATGGTCATTAGGGGGAATTATCTCCCCCTTTGCCCTTCATCCGTATTTAGCCGTCAGAAAATTCGACGTTAACAGCACAACACTGACTACGCTCACGGAGACCGAAAACAGTTCATACCAACAACAGGGTTACGCAAATGCATCAAACATAGTTTCAACTCAGCAGCAGCAGACAAGAATCATTTGGCCATTTTTGATGTCTGGGCTGTTAACAATCCTGTCGTCATTACCGTTCTTAACTGTGTTTCTATTTGCAAGACAGGAAAAACATAAGGACGCCACAAAAGCTTTAAATGGAAAGAGACAGGGTAAAATGTTGCCTCGGAAATTACTCGTCCTAACACTTGGCCTTCTGGGTATATTCTACTTCTTCTTGGACGAGGTCGATGACTCCTCGGTGTCTTTCCTGGCATCATATGTTGTCAAGCAGTTCAAATGGACAAAGATTATGGGCGCTAGAATCACATCTGCAGTTTGGGCAGCATTCGCCTTTGGTCGTCTAGCTGCCATCGTCTTCATCGGATATGTGTCGCATGTGAAGATCTGTGGTGTGTTCTTTTTCTTTCTAATCCTCGCTCAAGTTGGAATGATATTTGCTGGACTGTACCTGTCAACGGTGTCGATGTGGATCACAGCATTTGCTGTGGGCTTTTCATTGTCTATCAGCTTTCCTGCGATGCTTACCTGGATTGAGAAGGACTTTGTGCAACTCTCGGGTAAAATCATGTCGGTCATCTTTATATTTGTCGGTCTGGGTGGAATGGTCAATCCTCAGATCATTGGTCATCTGATGCAAGTATCCAGTCCTCTTTGGTACAATTATGTCCTTACAATTGAGACTGTCCTGTTGTTCCTCAGTTTTGTAATGTTAGTTTGGCTAGTGAAGAAAGTCCTGAGCAAGCATCACTCATCCTACACTGACACCACAGATACAGCAGAAGAAATGGAAGAACCTCTGGATGAGGATCTAGACAAAGTATCATAA